The Microbulbifer hydrolyticus genome has a segment encoding these proteins:
- the tuf gene encoding elongation factor Tu — protein sequence MAKEKFERSKPHVNVGTIGHVDHGKTTLTAALTRVCAEVWGGSAVAFDGIDNAPEERERGITIATSHVEYESPTRHYAHVDCPGHADYVKNMITGAAQMDGAILVCSAADGPMPQTREHILLSRQVGVPYIVVFLNKADMVDDEELLELVEMEVRELLDQYEFPGDDTPIITGSALMALNGEDDNEMGTTAVKKLVETLDEYIPEPERAVDQPFLMPIEDVFSISGRGTVVTGRVERGIIRTGDEIQIVGIKDTTSTTCTGVEMFRKLLDEGRAGENIGALLRGTKRDEVERGQVLAKPGSITPHTKFEAEVYVLSKDEGGRHTPFFKGYRPQFYFRTTDVTGACELPEGTEMVMPGDNVQMVVTLIAPIAMEDGLRFAIREGGRTVGAGVVAKIIE from the coding sequence ATGGCAAAAGAAAAGTTTGAACGTTCCAAGCCCCACGTAAACGTGGGCACCATTGGTCACGTCGACCACGGTAAAACCACTCTGACCGCAGCGCTGACTCGCGTATGTGCCGAAGTATGGGGCGGCTCTGCCGTTGCTTTCGACGGTATCGACAACGCACCGGAAGAGCGTGAGCGCGGTATCACCATCGCTACCTCTCACGTTGAGTACGAGTCCCCGACCCGTCACTACGCGCACGTTGACTGCCCGGGACACGCCGACTACGTAAAGAACATGATCACCGGTGCTGCCCAGATGGATGGCGCTATCCTGGTATGTTCCGCAGCTGACGGCCCCATGCCGCAGACTCGTGAGCACATCCTGCTGTCTCGTCAGGTAGGTGTACCGTACATCGTGGTATTCCTGAACAAAGCCGACATGGTCGACGACGAAGAGCTGCTGGAGCTGGTAGAGATGGAAGTTCGCGAACTTCTCGATCAGTACGAGTTCCCGGGTGACGACACTCCGATCATCACCGGTTCTGCGCTGATGGCGCTGAACGGCGAAGATGACAACGAAATGGGTACCACCGCTGTTAAGAAGCTGGTTGAAACCCTGGATGAGTACATCCCGGAGCCGGAGCGTGCAGTAGACCAGCCGTTCCTGATGCCGATCGAAGACGTATTCTCCATCTCTGGTCGCGGTACCGTAGTAACCGGCCGTGTAGAGCGTGGCATTATCCGCACTGGTGACGAAATTCAGATCGTTGGTATTAAAGACACCACTTCCACCACCTGTACCGGTGTTGAAATGTTCCGCAAGCTGCTCGACGAAGGTCGTGCGGGTGAGAACATTGGCGCACTGCTGCGTGGCACCAAGCGTGACGAAGTTGAGCGTGGTCAGGTGCTGGCGAAGCCGGGTTCCATCACTCCGCACACCAAGTTCGAAGCGGAAGTGTACGTACTGTCCAAGGATGAAGGTGGTCGTCACACCCCGTTCTTCAAGGGCTACCGTCCGCAGTTCTACTTCCGTACCACCGATGTAACCGGTGCGTGTGAGCTGCCGGAAGGTACCGAGATGGTAATGCCGGGCGATAACGTTCAGATGGTTGTTACCCTGATTGCCCCGATCGCCATGGAAGATGGCCTGCGCTTCGCGATTCGCGAAGGTGGCCGTACTGTTGGTGCTGGCGTTGTAGCCAAGATCATCGAGTAA
- the nusG gene encoding transcription termination/antitermination protein NusG — protein sequence MAKHWYVVQAYSGYEKRVKTSLKERIELHEMDHLFGEVLVPTEEVVEMRAGQKRKSERKFFPGYVLVEMELNDDTWHLVKETPRVLGFIGGKADKPAPITDREAQAILNRIDDSVDKPKPKTLFEPGEMVRVIDGPFNDFNGVVEEVNYEKSRLRVAVLIFGRSTPVELEFGQVEKN from the coding sequence ATGGCAAAGCATTGGTATGTGGTTCAGGCTTACTCCGGCTATGAGAAGCGCGTAAAGACTTCTCTCAAGGAGCGCATTGAGCTGCACGAAATGGATCACCTGTTTGGTGAGGTGCTCGTGCCCACCGAAGAGGTGGTAGAGATGCGTGCCGGCCAGAAGCGTAAGAGTGAGCGGAAGTTTTTCCCCGGTTACGTGCTGGTGGAGATGGAGCTCAACGATGATACCTGGCACCTGGTGAAAGAAACGCCGCGTGTGCTGGGCTTTATTGGTGGTAAGGCTGACAAGCCAGCACCGATTACCGATCGCGAAGCGCAGGCTATCCTGAATCGCATCGATGACTCTGTCGACAAGCCCAAGCCCAAGACGCTGTTCGAGCCGGGCGAGATGGTGCGTGTTATCGACGGTCCGTTTAATGATTTCAACGGTGTGGTCGAAGAGGTCAACTACGAGAAGAGTCGCCTGCGGGTGGCGGTGTTGATCTTCGGTCGCTCCACGCCGGTTGAGCTGGAATTCGGTCAGGTAGAAAAGAACTGA
- the rplK gene encoding 50S ribosomal protein L11: MAKKIEAYIKLQVKAGQANPSPPVGPALGQHGVNIMEFCKAFNAQTQSLEPGLPVPVVISVYSDRSFTFIMKSPPAAVLLRKAAKIKSGSGRPNTEKVGKVTRAQLEEIVEMKKADLTASDMDAAVRTIAGSARSAGIEVEGL; encoded by the coding sequence ATGGCTAAGAAAATTGAAGCTTATATCAAGCTGCAAGTGAAGGCCGGTCAGGCCAACCCGAGTCCCCCCGTTGGTCCTGCACTGGGTCAGCACGGTGTGAACATCATGGAGTTCTGTAAGGCGTTCAACGCACAGACCCAGAGCCTGGAGCCGGGCCTGCCGGTGCCGGTAGTGATCTCTGTCTACAGCGATCGCTCCTTCACTTTCATCATGAAGTCCCCGCCCGCCGCGGTACTGCTGCGCAAGGCTGCCAAGATCAAGAGCGGTTCTGGCCGTCCGAACACCGAGAAAGTCGGTAAAGTGACCCGTGCCCAGCTCGAAGAGATCGTGGAAATGAAAAAAGCAGACCTGACTGCCTCCGATATGGACGCAGCGGTGCGCACCATCGCTGGTTCTGCTCGCAGTGCTGGTATCGAAGTGGAGGGTCTGTAA
- the secE gene encoding preprotein translocase subunit SecE, with product MNAKVEAKTFRLDGLKWLLVVLLVGAAVAGNSYYAEIPLLYRVLAIVALCVAAVFVAVQTEKGNAFWNLLREAQNEVRRVVWPSRQEATQTTLIVVVFVLLMAVILWALDTGLGWAASKIIG from the coding sequence ATGAATGCTAAAGTAGAGGCGAAAACCTTTCGTCTTGACGGCCTGAAGTGGCTGTTGGTGGTGCTGCTCGTTGGTGCTGCTGTGGCGGGCAATTCCTACTACGCCGAAATCCCCCTGCTGTATCGTGTACTGGCAATTGTTGCGCTTTGCGTGGCGGCCGTATTTGTAGCAGTGCAGACCGAGAAGGGTAATGCTTTCTGGAATCTGCTGCGGGAGGCGCAGAATGAAGTGCGCCGGGTGGTGTGGCCCTCTCGTCAGGAAGCGACCCAGACCACGTTGATCGTGGTGGTGTTCGTGCTGCTGATGGCAGTTATTCTCTGGGCACTGGATACCGGTCTCGGTTGGGCTGCCTCCAAGATTATTGGTTAA
- the rplL gene encoding 50S ribosomal protein L7/L12 — MSLTKEDIINAIAEMSVKDVVELIEAMEEKFGVTAAAAVMAGPAAGEAAAEEKDEFDVILSSAGDKKVNVIKAVRGITGLGLKEAKALVDGAPSPLKEGVSKDEAEAAKKELEEAGATVELK, encoded by the coding sequence ATGTCTCTGACTAAAGAAGATATCATCAATGCGATCGCCGAAATGTCCGTTAAGGACGTTGTTGAGCTGATCGAAGCTATGGAAGAGAAGTTCGGCGTAACCGCGGCTGCCGCTGTAATGGCTGGCCCGGCTGCAGGCGAAGCTGCTGCAGAAGAGAAGGACGAATTCGACGTAATCCTGAGCTCTGCTGGCGACAAGAAAGTGAACGTGATCAAAGCTGTTCGCGGTATCACTGGTCTTGGCCTGAAAGAAGCCAAAGCTCTGGTAGACGGCGCTCCGAGCCCGCTGAAAGAAGGCGTGTCCAAGGACGAAGCCGAAGCAGCGAAGAAAGAGCTGGAAGAAGCTGGCGCTACTGTAGAACTGAAGTAA
- the rplJ gene encoding 50S ribosomal protein L10 has translation MAIGLVDKKAIVAEVQQAAEGALSAVVADSRGVTVNDMTALRKEARENGVWLKVVRNTLARRALAGTEFECLIENFVGPSIIAFSNEHPGAGARILKEFAKGNDKLELKGAAFEGVATDIALLASLPTYDEAIAKLMSCMKEASAGKLVRTIAAVRDQKEQEAA, from the coding sequence ATGGCTATTGGACTCGTAGACAAGAAAGCGATTGTCGCGGAAGTCCAGCAGGCTGCTGAGGGTGCCCTGTCGGCGGTGGTTGCGGATTCCCGCGGCGTTACCGTAAACGACATGACTGCCCTGCGCAAAGAGGCTCGCGAAAACGGCGTTTGGTTGAAAGTCGTTCGCAATACTCTGGCGCGTCGCGCTCTGGCCGGTACCGAATTCGAATGTCTCATCGAGAACTTCGTAGGTCCCAGCATCATTGCTTTTTCCAACGAACATCCGGGTGCCGGCGCGCGCATCCTGAAAGAGTTCGCCAAGGGCAATGACAAGCTGGAGCTGAAAGGTGCCGCCTTTGAAGGCGTAGCGACTGACATCGCTCTGTTGGCAAGCCTGCCGACTTACGATGAAGCAATCGCTAAGCTGATGAGCTGCATGAAAGAAGCCTCTGCTGGCAAACTGGTTCGCACTATTGCGGCCGTTCGCGACCAAAAAGAGCAGGAAGCTGCGTAA
- the rplA gene encoding 50S ribosomal protein L1, whose translation MAKLTKRQRAMAEKVESGKAYGIDEAVALLKEFSNVKFAETVDAAINLGIDPRKSDQAVRGATTLPHGTGKEVRVAVFTQGANADAAKEAGADLVGMDELAAEVKAGKMDFDVVVASPDAMRVVGQLGQILGPRGLMPNPKTGTVTPDVATAVKNAKAGQVRFRADKGGIIHGGIGKVGFDVNALKENLEALVADLKKAKPASAKGVYLKKITLSTTMGPGLTIDQATLDVK comes from the coding sequence GTGGCTAAATTGACCAAGCGTCAGCGCGCTATGGCTGAGAAAGTGGAATCTGGCAAAGCATACGGCATCGACGAAGCCGTAGCGCTGCTTAAAGAATTCTCCAACGTAAAATTTGCGGAAACCGTTGATGCTGCCATCAATCTCGGTATCGATCCGCGTAAATCCGACCAGGCTGTTCGTGGTGCTACCACCCTGCCGCACGGTACCGGTAAAGAAGTACGCGTTGCTGTATTTACCCAGGGTGCCAATGCCGATGCCGCTAAAGAAGCGGGCGCCGATCTGGTTGGTATGGATGAGCTGGCTGCTGAAGTAAAAGCCGGCAAGATGGATTTCGACGTGGTTGTGGCTTCTCCGGACGCTATGCGTGTTGTCGGTCAGTTGGGTCAGATCCTCGGCCCGCGTGGCCTGATGCCGAACCCGAAGACCGGTACCGTGACCCCGGACGTTGCTACCGCGGTCAAGAATGCCAAGGCTGGTCAGGTGCGTTTCCGCGCTGACAAAGGCGGCATCATTCACGGTGGTATCGGCAAGGTTGGCTTCGACGTTAACGCGCTGAAGGAAAACCTGGAAGCACTGGTTGCTGACCTGAAAAAGGCCAAGCCGGCTTCTGCGAAAGGCGTGTATCTGAAGAAGATCACCCTGAGCACTACCATGGGCCCGGGTCTGACCATCGACCAGGCCACACTGGACGTTAAGTAA